One genomic region from Actinomycetota bacterium encodes:
- a CDS encoding ABC transporter ATP-binding protein: MSVLEVRDLHVTYRTQAGGIPAVRGVSFGVDKGQVLGLAGESGCGKSTIAGAVLRLLPASTTIEGEVLLEGENVLEMKPGRLRAVRWTGASIVFQGAMHALNPVKRIGDQIAEAITVHQQAGEKEARVRVGSLMEQVGLPTRRMQDYPHELSGGQKQRVMIAMALACSPSLVIADEPTTALDVMVQAQVLRLMKELQRELGLSMLFITHDLSVLVETSDQLAIMYAGKIVEEGPAETVFHSPQHPYTEALSAAFPEIGDQRFRGAPMGLGGDPPDPAEVPSGCSFHPRCPKAFEDCSVTEPQLYPAGEGRRAACLLVPAAKTAMEVGT; encoded by the coding sequence ATGAGCGTGTTGGAGGTCCGCGATCTCCACGTGACGTACCGCACCCAGGCGGGCGGCATCCCGGCTGTCCGCGGCGTGTCGTTCGGTGTCGACAAGGGACAGGTGCTCGGGCTCGCAGGTGAATCGGGCTGCGGGAAGTCGACGATCGCAGGAGCCGTGCTGCGGCTGTTGCCGGCGAGCACGACGATCGAGGGCGAAGTCCTGCTCGAGGGCGAGAACGTGCTCGAGATGAAGCCGGGGCGTTTGCGCGCCGTGCGGTGGACGGGAGCGTCGATCGTCTTCCAGGGCGCGATGCACGCACTGAACCCCGTCAAGCGGATCGGAGACCAGATCGCCGAGGCGATCACCGTGCACCAGCAGGCCGGCGAGAAGGAGGCCCGTGTGCGCGTCGGCTCGCTGATGGAGCAGGTGGGCCTGCCCACTCGTCGCATGCAGGACTACCCACACGAGCTCTCCGGTGGCCAGAAGCAGCGCGTGATGATCGCGATGGCGCTCGCCTGCTCGCCGTCCCTGGTGATCGCCGACGAGCCCACGACGGCCCTCGATGTCATGGTCCAGGCACAGGTCCTGCGCCTCATGAAGGAGCTGCAGCGTGAACTGGGGCTGTCCATGCTCTTCATCACGCACGACCTCTCGGTGCTCGTCGAAACCTCGGACCAGCTCGCGATCATGTACGCGGGCAAGATCGTCGAAGAAGGCCCGGCCGAGACCGTCTTCCACTCGCCGCAGCATCCCTACACCGAGGCGCTCTCCGCCGCGTTCCCGGAGATCGGCGATCAGCGATTCCGTGGCGCGCCGATGGGCCTGGGCGGCGACCCGCCGGATCCCGCCGAGGTGCCGTCGGGGTGCTCGTTCCACCCCCGGTGCCCGAAGGCGTTCGAGGACTGCTCCGTGACCGAACCGCAGCTGTACCCCGCGGGTGAGGGCCGACGCGCCGCGTGCCTGCTCGTTCCCGCTGCGAAGACGGCGATGGAGGTCGGCACATGA
- a CDS encoding LD-carboxypeptidase translates to MTHVAATLFGAPLPPGGTIGVCSPSGPFYNRSDIERPVEWWQERGFHVKLSDGVWAQDDYVAGSPEQRASDLNALFGDPEVDVIQVLWGGTGAMQVLPHLDYDLIAANPKALMGYSDITNLHVALRQRTGLATLHGPGLGSMGIPERTAFTWDSALQAFMKGGAGQVPRDPDDPYVRAIAPGRVTAPIVGGNLFTLVHLIGTPFEPVLDGAILFFEEVNEPTYIIEVHLDQLRLAGKLDRVAGVVIGEMKDCGWREERPETPRDRSLEDAFERHLAGLGVPVLYRLPLGHGKHLASMPLGVTATLDADARTLTIDEPGVASRT, encoded by the coding sequence GTGACGCACGTCGCAGCCACGTTGTTCGGCGCCCCACTACCCCCCGGTGGCACGATCGGCGTCTGCTCGCCGAGCGGACCGTTCTACAACCGCAGCGACATCGAGCGGCCCGTGGAATGGTGGCAGGAGCGCGGCTTCCACGTGAAGCTCAGCGACGGCGTCTGGGCCCAGGACGACTACGTCGCCGGCTCGCCCGAGCAACGCGCTTCCGACCTGAACGCGCTGTTCGGCGATCCCGAGGTCGACGTGATCCAGGTGTTGTGGGGTGGCACCGGTGCGATGCAGGTGCTCCCCCACCTCGACTACGACCTGATCGCCGCGAACCCGAAGGCGCTCATGGGCTACTCCGATATCACGAACCTGCACGTCGCGCTCCGCCAACGGACCGGGCTCGCCACACTGCACGGCCCAGGCCTCGGCTCCATGGGGATCCCCGAGCGCACCGCGTTCACCTGGGATTCGGCGCTGCAGGCATTCATGAAGGGCGGGGCCGGCCAGGTGCCACGCGACCCCGACGATCCCTACGTCCGCGCGATCGCGCCCGGCCGGGTCACCGCACCGATCGTGGGTGGCAACCTCTTCACCCTCGTGCACCTGATCGGAACACCCTTCGAGCCGGTCCTCGACGGCGCGATCCTGTTCTTCGAAGAGGTGAACGAGCCCACGTACATCATCGAGGTCCACCTCGACCAGCTGCGGCTCGCGGGCAAGCTCGACCGTGTCGCGGGGGTCGTGATCGGCGAGATGAAGGACTGCGGGTGGCGGGAGGAGCGCCCGGAGACCCCCCGGGACCGCTCGCTGGAAGATGCGTTCGAGCGGCATCTAGCGGGCCTGGGGGTTCCGGTGCTATACAGGCTGCCTCTCGGCCATGGCAAACACCTCGCCTCGATGCCGCTGGGGGTCACCGCGACCCTCGACGCCGACGCCAGGACGCTCACGATCGATGAACCGGGGGTCGCATCACGAACGTAA
- a CDS encoding type 1 glutamine amidotransferase: MEPILLVRCDPEETFGIARASLESAGAATVTWEALDGDPRPPLDGISGVVLFGSSYNVEHAEEQPFIKEARELTLEAIDRAVPYLGICFGAQLLAWSLDATVLKAPVREVGYEPIRPTPAAREDELLSHYEDGDQVFQWHMDTFEMPAGAVPLATGDQVRNQAYRVGDTTWGVQWHFEIDRREIDMWLGSFEQADGPLERSWGKSAQRIRDEAARLQDRHEAKGREVFTRFAGSTALR, from the coding sequence ATGGAGCCGATCCTGCTCGTGCGGTGCGATCCGGAAGAGACGTTCGGCATCGCTCGCGCGTCGTTGGAAAGCGCCGGGGCAGCCACCGTCACCTGGGAGGCCCTCGACGGGGACCCCCGCCCTCCTCTGGATGGCATCTCCGGCGTCGTGCTGTTCGGCAGCTCCTACAACGTCGAGCACGCCGAGGAGCAGCCCTTCATCAAGGAAGCCCGCGAGCTCACCCTCGAAGCGATCGACCGCGCCGTGCCGTACCTCGGCATCTGCTTCGGCGCCCAGTTGCTCGCCTGGTCGCTCGACGCGACCGTCCTGAAGGCACCCGTCCGTGAGGTCGGGTACGAGCCGATCAGGCCGACCCCCGCTGCCCGAGAGGACGAGCTCCTGTCTCACTACGAGGATGGCGACCAGGTCTTCCAGTGGCACATGGACACGTTCGAGATGCCCGCGGGGGCGGTCCCACTCGCGACGGGCGACCAGGTGAGGAATCAGGCCTACCGGGTGGGCGACACGACCTGGGGCGTGCAGTGGCACTTCGAGATCGATCGGCGGGAGATCGACATGTGGCTGGGCTCGTTCGAACAAGCCGACGGGCCGCTCGAGCGGTCGTGGGGCAAGTCGGCCCAACGGATCCGTGACGAGGCCGCCCGGCTCCAGGATCGCCATGAGGCCAAGGGACGCGAGGTGTTCACGCGGTTCGCCGGTTCGACGGCCCTCCGATGA
- a CDS encoding ABC transporter ATP-binding protein, with product MSRAEVTAAPPPPANERETVIEVRDLQVTFQGRVGLIEGLRGKKGTQSRAVDGVSFQLRRGEVVALAGESGCGKTTTARAIMGLQPVDGGEILFESDPLPRDLKPYRRKVQMVFQDPTGALNPRQTIYEIIAEGLRIHGIDRGPNGEPEEQLVAKALSRAGLRPPERFFLRYPHELSGGQRQRVVIAGALVLEPEVIVADEPVSNLDASVRGEILQLLMKLREDLGLTIIIVTHDLGLAWTVADRVAIMYLGRIVEIGPAEDVLLRPEHPYTKALLDVVPEAGGLDRPILTGEPPDPTRIPEGCRFHPRCPVVESGRAAELGIESRCRTEDLALLELAPEHEAACYEAFLRHGSGAAAG from the coding sequence ATGAGCCGTGCGGAGGTCACGGCGGCCCCTCCACCGCCTGCGAACGAGCGCGAGACCGTCATCGAGGTGCGCGATCTGCAGGTCACGTTCCAGGGTCGGGTCGGGCTCATCGAGGGACTGCGGGGAAAGAAGGGCACACAGTCGCGGGCCGTCGACGGCGTGTCGTTCCAACTGCGTCGCGGCGAGGTGGTCGCGCTCGCCGGGGAATCCGGGTGCGGCAAGACCACCACGGCCCGAGCCATCATGGGGCTGCAGCCCGTCGACGGCGGCGAGATCCTCTTCGAGAGCGATCCGCTTCCCCGCGATCTGAAGCCCTATCGACGCAAGGTGCAGATGGTCTTCCAGGACCCGACCGGCGCGCTCAACCCGCGACAGACGATCTACGAGATCATCGCCGAGGGGCTCCGCATCCACGGCATCGATCGGGGGCCGAACGGGGAGCCCGAGGAGCAGCTCGTGGCCAAGGCGCTCTCCCGTGCGGGCCTGCGCCCGCCCGAACGGTTCTTCCTGCGCTACCCGCACGAGCTGTCTGGTGGCCAGCGCCAGCGCGTGGTGATCGCCGGCGCGCTCGTGCTCGAACCCGAGGTGATCGTCGCCGACGAACCCGTCTCGAACCTCGACGCATCGGTGCGGGGGGAGATCCTGCAGCTGCTGATGAAGCTCCGCGAGGATCTCGGGCTCACGATCATCATCGTCACCCACGACCTCGGTCTCGCATGGACCGTCGCCGATCGCGTCGCGATCATGTACCTCGGCCGCATCGTCGAGATCGGGCCCGCCGAGGACGTGCTGCTGCGGCCCGAGCACCCCTACACGAAGGCCCTGCTCGACGTGGTGCCCGAGGCGGGAGGTCTCGATCGCCCGATCCTCACCGGCGAGCCACCCGATCCGACCCGCATCCCCGAGGGATGCCGGTTCCACCCCCGGTGCCCGGTCGTCGAATCGGGACGTGCAGCCGAGCTCGGTATCGAATCGCGGTGCCGAACCGAGGACCTCGCGCTCCTGGAGCTGGCGCCGGAACACGAAGCGGCCTGCTACGAGGCCTTCCTGCGTCACGGCAGCGGCGCGGCCGCCGGCTGA
- a CDS encoding acyl-CoA dehydrogenase family protein, with protein MSASIDPHDMLDIDHLLSDDERAVRDTAREWVRGRILPEVEEWYEAGEFPARELAKELGGMGFLGMQLKGEGMLGLNAVAYGLVELELEAGDSGLRSFVSVQSALAMFAILTYGSDEQRAEWLSRMTSGDAIGCFGLSEPDSGSDPGSMRTFARRDGDDWVLSGTKMWITNGSVSDVAIVWANTDEGVRGFVVPCDAPGFSAPDIHKKMSLRASVTSELVMDDVRLPAGSMLPGVEGLKGPLSCLNEARYGIVWGVMGAARACFESALNYAKERVQFGKPIAAFQLTQKKFTDMALEIEKGRLLAYHLGRMKDEGRLRPEQVSIGKLNNTREALAVARTSRGILGANGITLEYPIMRHMTNLESVITYEGTEEVHTLVIGGLLTGHRAFV; from the coding sequence ATGAGCGCCTCGATCGACCCCCACGACATGCTCGACATCGACCACCTGCTGAGCGACGACGAACGGGCGGTCCGCGATACCGCGAGGGAGTGGGTGCGCGGCCGGATCCTGCCTGAGGTGGAGGAGTGGTACGAGGCGGGCGAGTTCCCGGCACGCGAGCTCGCGAAGGAGCTCGGGGGGATGGGCTTCCTCGGCATGCAGCTGAAGGGCGAGGGCATGCTCGGCCTGAACGCGGTCGCCTACGGACTGGTCGAGCTCGAGCTGGAGGCCGGTGACTCCGGCCTGCGGTCGTTCGTGTCCGTGCAGAGCGCACTGGCCATGTTCGCGATCCTCACGTATGGGAGCGACGAACAGCGCGCGGAGTGGCTTTCTCGTATGACGAGCGGCGATGCGATCGGATGCTTCGGTCTGAGCGAGCCCGACTCCGGCAGCGATCCGGGGTCGATGCGCACGTTCGCCCGGCGCGACGGCGACGACTGGGTGCTCTCGGGCACGAAGATGTGGATCACGAACGGCAGCGTGAGCGACGTGGCGATCGTGTGGGCGAACACCGACGAGGGCGTGCGCGGCTTCGTCGTGCCGTGCGACGCGCCGGGGTTCAGCGCCCCCGACATCCACAAGAAGATGTCGCTGCGCGCGAGCGTGACGAGCGAGCTCGTGATGGACGACGTGCGCCTTCCCGCTGGCTCGATGCTGCCCGGGGTCGAAGGGCTCAAGGGTCCGCTCTCCTGCCTGAACGAGGCCCGATACGGCATCGTCTGGGGCGTGATGGGCGCCGCGCGCGCGTGCTTCGAGTCGGCCCTGAACTACGCGAAGGAGCGTGTGCAGTTCGGGAAGCCGATCGCGGCGTTCCAGCTCACCCAGAAGAAGTTCACCGACATGGCCCTCGAGATCGAGAAGGGCCGGCTGCTGGCTTACCACCTCGGTCGTATGAAGGACGAAGGGCGACTGCGCCCCGAGCAGGTCTCGATCGGGAAGCTCAACAACACGCGCGAGGCGCTGGCGGTGGCTCGCACCTCCCGGGGCATCCTCGGCGCGAACGGGATCACGCTCGAGTACCCGATCATGCGCCACATGACGAATCTCGAGTCCGTGATCACCTACGAGGGCACCGAAGAGGTGCACACGCTGGTGATCGGTGGGCTCCTCACCGGCCACCGCGCGTTCGTCTGA
- a CDS encoding ABC transporter permease — MGTQRYLVGKIGQALITLLFILTFNFFLFRILPGDPIRLLTKGAGQRLTPAEQQEMREELGVDKPVFPGQYVQYMGQTLRLDLGVSSIVAPGEDVTTVFFEKFPKTLFLVGTSTAASIAIGVILGIYGGWKRGQALDMSSMTGSLVLYSIPEFVLGIMLLLLFSGWLGLFPSGGFESATGDLTGADRLFDILNHAFLPWLTLTLAFIGEFYLVMRSSLLDVLGEEYISLARAKGLREKFVLRKHAVRNALLPTVTLIALSFGFVLGGAITVELVFSYPGVGLLSFEALEARDYALLQGTFLFFSIGVLVANLTADLLYAYIDPRVRTA; from the coding sequence GTGGGGACGCAGCGGTACCTGGTCGGCAAGATCGGCCAGGCCCTCATCACCCTCCTCTTCATCCTCACCTTCAACTTCTTCCTGTTCCGGATCCTGCCGGGCGATCCGATCCGACTCCTGACCAAGGGAGCCGGTCAGCGCCTGACGCCGGCGGAACAGCAGGAGATGCGGGAGGAGCTCGGCGTCGACAAACCCGTCTTCCCTGGCCAGTACGTGCAGTACATGGGCCAGACGTTGCGGCTCGACCTCGGCGTGTCGTCGATCGTCGCGCCGGGCGAAGACGTAACCACCGTCTTCTTCGAGAAGTTCCCGAAGACCCTCTTCCTCGTCGGCACGAGCACGGCCGCATCGATCGCGATCGGGGTGATCCTCGGGATCTACGGCGGGTGGAAACGCGGACAAGCGCTCGACATGAGCTCGATGACGGGTTCGTTGGTGCTCTACTCGATCCCCGAATTCGTGTTGGGCATCATGCTGTTGCTGCTGTTCTCGGGCTGGTTGGGGCTCTTCCCGAGCGGAGGGTTCGAGTCAGCCACCGGCGACCTGACAGGAGCCGACCGCCTCTTCGACATCTTGAACCACGCGTTCCTCCCGTGGCTCACCCTGACCCTGGCTTTCATCGGGGAGTTCTACCTCGTGATGCGATCATCGCTGCTCGACGTGCTCGGCGAGGAGTACATCAGCCTCGCGCGCGCCAAGGGGCTCCGTGAGAAGTTCGTGCTCCGCAAGCACGCGGTGCGCAACGCGCTGCTGCCGACCGTGACGCTGATCGCCCTCTCGTTCGGCTTCGTGCTCGGAGGCGCGATCACCGTGGAGCTCGTGTTCTCCTACCCGGGCGTCGGGCTGCTCTCGTTCGAAGCCCTCGAGGCGAGGGACTACGCCCTGCTGCAGGGCACGTTCCTGTTCTTCAGCATCGGAGTGCTGGTGGCGAACCTGACCGCGGACCTCCTGTACGCCTACATCGATCCCCGTGTGAGGACGGCCTGA
- a CDS encoding ABC transporter permease, with the protein MKLDEAPVEVEPTEIRTGRQIRWTRRRDAFSRFWAQYRRSPFGMVGMIILIFFIGMAISSLFIDGSSLSKTAVTEESIAPCTFATLPCPPNANNPLGTDADGRSVLTLVIEGSRVSLIVGFTASVITMVIGALVGILAGYLGRTSDTLLMRTTDFFLVIPWLPLAIVLAAILGQNIFVLIAIIGFTSWPGTARLVRAQTLSVKEHSYVERSRALGATNGQVVSRHILPNVMPVIFANTILTVAIAILAESSLSFLGLGDPRRVTWGTMIDAAFDAGAISIGAWWWLLAPSLSIVLVVLAFTLCGYALDEIINPRIRER; encoded by the coding sequence GTGAAGCTCGACGAAGCCCCCGTCGAGGTGGAGCCGACCGAGATTCGGACCGGACGGCAGATCCGGTGGACGCGACGGCGCGACGCCTTCTCCCGATTCTGGGCGCAGTACCGGCGGAGTCCCTTCGGGATGGTCGGCATGATCATCTTGATCTTCTTCATCGGCATGGCGATCTCCTCGCTGTTCATCGACGGGAGCTCCCTCTCGAAGACCGCCGTGACGGAAGAATCGATCGCGCCGTGCACCTTCGCGACCCTGCCGTGCCCCCCCAACGCCAACAACCCGCTCGGCACCGACGCCGACGGTCGGTCGGTCCTCACCCTCGTGATCGAGGGCTCCCGAGTGTCGCTGATCGTCGGCTTCACGGCGAGCGTGATCACGATGGTGATCGGCGCCTTGGTCGGCATCCTGGCCGGCTATCTCGGCCGGACGTCCGACACGCTGCTGATGCGCACGACCGACTTCTTCCTCGTGATCCCGTGGCTCCCGCTCGCGATCGTGCTGGCGGCGATCCTCGGACAGAACATCTTCGTGCTGATCGCCATCATCGGATTCACCTCCTGGCCGGGCACCGCGCGCCTCGTGCGTGCCCAGACCCTCTCCGTCAAGGAGCACTCCTACGTGGAGCGTTCCAGGGCACTCGGCGCGACGAACGGCCAGGTGGTGAGCCGGCACATCCTCCCGAACGTGATGCCGGTGATCTTCGCCAACACGATCCTCACGGTGGCCATCGCGATCCTCGCGGAATCTTCCCTGTCGTTCCTCGGCCTCGGTGACCCTCGGCGGGTCACGTGGGGCACGATGATCGATGCCGCGTTCGACGCGGGTGCGATCTCGATCGGGGCCTGGTGGTGGCTGCTCGCGCCCAGCCTCAGCATCGTGCTCGTCGTGCTCGCGTTCACCCTCTGCGGGTATGCCCTCGACGAGATCATCAACCCGAGGATCCGTGAACGATGA
- a CDS encoding putative quinol monooxygenase: protein MSESPVIVFASFRPIAGKERDLQELLAWMVGHTRSEPGCESYDLYRRHGDDDAESFHLFERYRDEVALGEHRASSHYIEYRSRVNDLLEAPIEVLVLDGIDVAD, encoded by the coding sequence ATGAGTGAGAGCCCGGTCATCGTCTTCGCGTCGTTCCGGCCGATCGCCGGGAAGGAGCGCGACCTCCAGGAGCTGCTCGCGTGGATGGTCGGGCACACCCGCTCGGAACCCGGGTGCGAGTCCTACGACCTGTACCGGCGTCACGGGGACGACGACGCCGAGTCGTTCCATCTGTTCGAGCGCTACCGGGACGAGGTGGCCCTCGGGGAGCATCGCGCGTCCAGCCACTACATCGAGTACCGAAGCCGGGTGAACGATCTCCTCGAGGCACCGATCGAGGTCCTCGTGCTCGACGGTATCGACGTCGCCGACTGA
- a CDS encoding GrpB family protein has product MTSGSGVYGAYRPLVAVVAYHLADDRVARWPDGGYGVPAPYIAALRRSGGRTAIVSPGELGPPEDVLEPYDGLLLVGGGDVDPSRYGAVPDLEHNYGVESDRDAFETDLLLTAERTRVPALCICRGMQVMNVAYGGTLDQHLPDRPELLEHGVPLEGTETLHPVTPEPRSYLAAITKSGDLTCSSHHHQGVARIGDRLRVSGRSPDGLVEAIELDVGHTDDPTAEPWIVGVQWHPEETAPTDPVQQSVFDALVLLARLRGSRATPKGSGGRGRDYRIVDPDTAWPGRFEAEASRIVGSLPPDLVARIDHVGSTAVAGLAAKPIVDIQLSLVAMTPRDAYVEPLTALGYRWVLDPWDVDHEYFSRDIDGERSFHLHACSAGSTWERRHLAFRDWLRTHPDDAAAYEALKRELAAAHPNDTLSYTESKSAFISGIVERATTDAGDASGDGGQGTGTGD; this is encoded by the coding sequence ATGACGAGCGGCTCGGGGGTCTACGGCGCGTATCGGCCGCTCGTCGCCGTCGTCGCGTACCACCTCGCCGATGATCGAGTCGCCCGCTGGCCAGATGGCGGCTACGGGGTGCCGGCCCCCTACATCGCCGCACTCCGCCGCTCGGGGGGACGCACCGCGATCGTCTCGCCCGGCGAGCTCGGCCCTCCCGAGGACGTCCTCGAGCCTTACGACGGCCTCCTGCTCGTCGGCGGCGGTGACGTCGATCCCTCCAGGTACGGCGCCGTGCCCGACCTCGAGCACAACTACGGGGTGGAGTCCGACCGCGACGCCTTCGAGACCGACCTGCTCCTGACCGCCGAACGCACGCGGGTCCCCGCGCTGTGCATCTGTCGTGGCATGCAGGTCATGAACGTCGCCTACGGCGGCACGCTGGACCAGCACCTTCCGGATCGACCCGAACTGCTCGAGCACGGTGTGCCGCTGGAGGGCACCGAGACGCTCCATCCGGTGACCCCGGAACCGCGGTCGTACCTCGCCGCGATCACGAAGTCGGGCGACCTCACGTGCTCGTCGCACCATCACCAGGGCGTCGCACGGATCGGCGACCGGTTGCGGGTGTCGGGACGCAGTCCGGACGGCCTCGTCGAGGCGATCGAGCTCGACGTTGGGCACACGGACGACCCGACGGCCGAACCCTGGATCGTGGGCGTGCAGTGGCACCCGGAAGAGACCGCCCCGACCGACCCGGTCCAGCAGTCGGTGTTCGACGCGCTCGTGCTGCTCGCACGCCTTCGCGGCAGCCGGGCGACGCCGAAGGGATCCGGTGGGCGGGGTCGCGACTACCGCATCGTCGACCCAGACACGGCATGGCCCGGACGGTTCGAGGCCGAGGCCTCCCGCATCGTCGGCTCGCTCCCACCCGATCTGGTCGCGCGGATCGATCACGTCGGGTCGACCGCCGTCGCCGGCCTGGCCGCCAAACCGATCGTCGACATCCAACTCTCGCTGGTCGCGATGACGCCTCGTGATGCCTACGTCGAGCCCCTCACGGCTCTCGGCTACCGCTGGGTCCTCGATCCGTGGGACGTGGATCATGAGTACTTCAGCCGCGATATCGACGGCGAGCGATCGTTCCACCTGCACGCTTGCTCCGCCGGCTCGACCTGGGAACGGCGACATCTCGCCTTCCGCGACTGGCTCCGCACCCATCCAGACGACGCGGCCGCCTACGAGGCGCTGAAGCGGGAACTCGCCGCCGCTCACCCCAACGACACCTTGTCCTACACGGAGTCGAAGTCGGCCTTCATCTCCGGCATCGTCGAACGGGCGACGACGGACGCCGGCGACGCCTCAGGCGATGGGGGACAAGGAACCGGAACCGGGGACTAG
- a CDS encoding ABC transporter substrate-binding protein has product MRTIRRAMATVVAMGMVAGLGLAGTALAQDTSPSDEKISFVIGTTTGLPTVNPFRGLTAETYYVLSLQYDLMINFAKDDLSAAPGLATEWESSEDGLTWTITTRDGVTWHDGEPFTAEDIEFTFNTILENETGSFIDYFPNVESIEAVDDNTLVWKATEPTIAPVIPPWVYILPKHIWEPLGSYADMRNFANFPDTIGTGPFQLTEYARGETWTLTKNEDYWAGAPIVDEIIVRKFNNEEAMVSALRQGEIDYISNVSVNLFNSLEGAEGITTNVGPATGFDQMSFNMCDPATTLANYCEKNPGTGHPALRDPVVRQAISKVIDRDTLVERVLGGYGEPGSTVVPPFAAQWHTEPTSDTQAYDPAGAAQMLEDAGYVDTDGDGVRETPDGEPLEFRFFLRSESDENQKSGEFIADWLTDLGIATKITVGSTDELTDIWYEHDFDLYIWGWAPDPDPDFILSTFTSGQCGVWSDTCFSNAEYDELYDAQQVATSVEDRQQIISEMQGFVYDQVPEVVLYYNNTLEAYRSDRWEGLVQSPEPQGFLLGQYTPYSELTLRPVGFGGTGGGGSTGGESGIPMGVWLGIVAGVIAIVVIVALVRRGRSDEDLA; this is encoded by the coding sequence ATGAGAACGATCCGCAGGGCGATGGCCACGGTCGTGGCGATGGGGATGGTGGCGGGCCTCGGCCTCGCCGGAACCGCGCTCGCGCAGGACACGTCACCCTCCGACGAGAAGATCTCGTTCGTGATCGGTACCACGACCGGCCTGCCGACGGTGAATCCCTTCCGTGGGCTGACGGCCGAGACCTACTACGTGCTCAGCCTCCAGTACGACCTGATGATCAACTTCGCCAAGGACGACCTGAGCGCCGCGCCCGGACTCGCCACCGAATGGGAGTCCAGTGAGGACGGCCTCACGTGGACGATCACGACCCGCGACGGCGTCACCTGGCACGACGGCGAGCCGTTCACCGCGGAAGACATCGAGTTCACCTTCAACACGATCCTCGAGAACGAGACCGGCTCGTTCATCGACTACTTCCCCAACGTGGAGAGCATCGAGGCGGTCGACGACAACACCCTCGTCTGGAAGGCGACCGAACCGACGATCGCGCCGGTGATCCCTCCGTGGGTGTACATCCTGCCCAAGCACATCTGGGAGCCGCTCGGCAGCTACGCGGACATGAGGAACTTCGCGAACTTCCCGGACACGATCGGCACGGGACCCTTCCAGCTCACCGAGTACGCCCGCGGTGAGACGTGGACGCTGACGAAGAACGAGGACTACTGGGCGGGTGCCCCGATCGTCGACGAGATCATCGTGCGGAAGTTCAACAACGAGGAGGCGATGGTCTCGGCTCTGCGCCAGGGTGAGATCGACTACATCTCGAACGTGAGCGTGAACCTGTTCAACTCTTTGGAGGGTGCCGAGGGCATCACGACCAACGTCGGTCCGGCGACCGGGTTCGACCAGATGAGCTTCAACATGTGCGACCCAGCCACCACGCTCGCCAACTACTGCGAGAAGAACCCCGGCACCGGTCACCCCGCGCTGCGCGACCCCGTGGTCCGCCAGGCGATCTCGAAGGTGATCGATCGCGACACGCTGGTGGAACGCGTGCTCGGCGGCTACGGGGAACCCGGGTCGACGGTCGTGCCACCCTTCGCCGCCCAATGGCACACGGAGCCGACCTCGGACACGCAGGCGTACGATCCCGCCGGCGCCGCGCAGATGCTCGAAGATGCGGGATACGTCGACACCGACGGCGACGGCGTCCGAGAGACCCCCGACGGGGAGCCGCTGGAGTTCCGCTTCTTCCTGCGCTCCGAGAGCGACGAGAACCAGAAGTCCGGCGAGTTCATCGCCGACTGGCTGACCGATCTGGGCATCGCGACCAAGATCACGGTGGGTTCGACCGACGAGCTCACCGACATCTGGTACGAGCACGACTTCGACCTGTACATCTGGGGATGGGCACCCGACCCCGATCCTGACTTCATCCTGTCCACGTTCACCTCCGGCCAGTGCGGTGTCTGGAGCGACACATGCTTCAGTAACGCCGAGTACGACGAGCTGTACGACGCCCAGCAGGTGGCCACGAGCGTCGAGGATCGGCAGCAGATCATCAGCGAGATGCAGGGGTTCGTGTACGACCAGGTGCCCGAAGTCGTCCTGTACTACAACAACACGCTCGAGGCCTACCGCAGCGATCGCTGGGAGGGTCTCGTCCAGTCGCCGGAGCCCCAGGGGTTCCTGCTCGGGCAATACACGCCCTACTCCGAGCTCACGCTCCGGCCCGTAGGCTTCGGTGGAACCGGCGGCGGTGGCTCGACCGGAGGAGAATCCGGCATCCCGATGGGTGTGTGGCTCGGCATCGTCGCGGGCGTGATCGCGATCGTCGTGATCGTCGCCCTGGTCAGGAGGGGACGATCGGACGAAGATCTCGCCTGA